In Sphingobium sp. EP60837, one genomic interval encodes:
- the rhaI gene encoding L-rhamnose catabolism isomerase: protein MSNLPISAELIAEANARDAQALEEDYAALGRKLSRTGIDIDAIKNRVTGFSVAVPSWGAGRGGTRFAKFPIAGEPTNIHEKLEDCAVINQLSRVTPRVSPHFPWDKVSDYKGLREEAQSLGLGFDAVNSNTFQDQPGQAQTYATGSLSSTVEATRQQAVEHNIECIEIGRQLGSTDLTVWVGDGTNFPGQQDFARSLDRYLEAASQVYAALPDDWRMLLEHKMFEPAFYSTVISDWGSSILAAQELGPKAKCLVDLGHHAPNVNIEQIVARLHRFGKLGGFHFNDSKYGDDDLDSGSINPHQLYLVFNELVEAELNPRDGFNPSYMIDQSHNVTDPIESMLSSAETITACFAKALLVDREALHAAQEGNDTMMAFQALRRAYNVDVAPIIAKARAEAGGAIDVLAAYRASQWRERKAQERKTVGLGAGIV, encoded by the coding sequence ATGAGCAACCTGCCCATTTCCGCCGAACTGATCGCGGAAGCCAACGCCCGCGACGCGCAAGCGCTGGAAGAGGATTATGCCGCGCTCGGCCGCAAGCTGTCGCGCACCGGCATCGACATCGATGCGATCAAGAACCGTGTCACGGGCTTTTCCGTCGCCGTGCCCAGCTGGGGCGCGGGGCGGGGCGGCACGCGGTTCGCAAAGTTCCCGATCGCGGGCGAGCCGACCAATATCCATGAGAAGCTGGAAGATTGCGCCGTCATCAATCAGCTGAGCCGCGTGACCCCGCGCGTCTCGCCGCATTTTCCCTGGGACAAGGTGAGCGATTACAAGGGCCTGCGCGAGGAAGCTCAGAGCCTTGGCCTGGGTTTTGACGCGGTCAACTCCAACACCTTCCAGGATCAGCCGGGACAGGCGCAGACCTATGCGACCGGCTCGCTGTCCTCGACGGTGGAAGCGACCCGCCAGCAGGCGGTCGAACATAATATCGAATGCATCGAGATCGGCCGCCAACTGGGCTCGACCGACCTAACCGTGTGGGTCGGCGACGGCACCAACTTTCCCGGCCAACAAGACTTCGCCCGCAGCCTCGACCGGTATCTGGAGGCGGCGAGCCAAGTTTATGCGGCGCTGCCCGACGACTGGCGGATGCTGCTGGAACATAAGATGTTCGAGCCGGCCTTCTATTCCACCGTCATCTCGGACTGGGGCTCGTCGATCCTCGCCGCGCAGGAACTGGGGCCGAAGGCGAAGTGCCTGGTGGACCTCGGCCACCATGCGCCCAACGTTAATATCGAGCAGATCGTGGCGCGCCTGCACCGCTTTGGTAAGCTGGGCGGCTTCCACTTCAATGACAGCAAATATGGCGACGACGATCTGGACAGCGGTTCGATCAACCCGCACCAGCTGTATCTGGTCTTCAATGAGCTTGTCGAAGCCGAACTCAATCCGCGTGATGGGTTCAACCCCAGCTACATGATCGATCAGTCGCACAATGTGACCGATCCGATCGAATCCATGCTGTCGTCAGCCGAGACGATCACGGCCTGCTTCGCCAAGGCGCTGCTGGTCGATCGCGAAGCGCTGCACGCCGCGCAGGAAGGCAATGACACGATGATGGCGTTCCAGGCGCTGCGCCGTGCCTATAATGTCGATGTCGCGCCGATCATCGCCAAGGCTCGCGCCGAAGCCGGCGGCGCGATTGATGTGTTGGCGGCTTATCGTGCCAGTCAATGGCGTGAACGCAAGGCTCAGGAGCGTAAGACCGTGGGTCTGGGCGCGGGGATCGTCTGA
- a CDS encoding bifunctional rhamnulose-1-phosphate aldolase/short-chain dehydrogenase — protein sequence MNMQNSVSSAAIPFAVPTSRWDDGVAATLSPAELLLYRSNLLGSDLTVTNFGGGNTSAKILETDPLNGEKVEVLWVKGSGGDIGSMKLDGFSTLYQEKLLGLEKHYGGPDDDDKMVGYLPHCTFNLNPRAASIDTPLHSLLPFAHVDHVHPDAIIALAASSGGEAATKEIWGGKIGWLPWKRPGYTLGVQLRDFVKANPGVEGVMLAGHGIICWADTAKTCYEHTVQLIADAANYLNTKLGEKPAFGGQVVPPNPDRAAIAADLMPRLRGLMTGGRTKVGHYSDDAEALEFVGSAEFLRLAALGTSCPDHFLRTKIAPLPLDPAKLRDDVYLAEQIAAYRDMYAAYYERCKRSSSPAMRDANPIVVLVPGVGRITFAGDKTTARLAGEFYGNAINVMRGAEAIGSYIALDEQEAFDIEYWLLEEAKLQRMPKPKPLVGKIALVTGGAGGIGAATAARLLSDGACVLLADRDANAIEEVRTGFAKQFGKDVIRAAVCDVTDEAQVQAAFDDCAREFGGLDILVANAGIASSAPIEETTVALWRKNYDVLAEGYFLTARAAFPLMKRMKEQGGASIVFIGSKNGVAAATNASAYASAKAAANHLARCLALEGAPFGIRVNTVNPDAVIKGSKIWDGDWRKERAGAHGIDSGKELEEHYRQRSMLKRDVLPSDIAEAVYFLAGDTSAKSTGNMINVDAGNAQAFTR from the coding sequence GCCACGCTCAGTCCCGCCGAACTGCTTCTGTACCGATCGAATCTGCTCGGTTCGGATCTGACGGTGACCAATTTTGGCGGTGGCAACACCTCCGCTAAGATACTGGAAACCGATCCGCTGAACGGCGAAAAGGTGGAAGTTCTGTGGGTCAAGGGTTCGGGCGGCGATATCGGATCGATGAAGCTGGACGGTTTCTCGACCCTCTATCAGGAAAAGCTGCTGGGCCTGGAAAAGCATTATGGCGGGCCGGATGATGACGACAAGATGGTCGGCTACCTGCCTCACTGCACGTTCAACCTGAATCCGCGCGCGGCATCGATCGACACGCCGCTGCACTCGCTGCTGCCTTTTGCGCATGTCGATCATGTTCACCCGGATGCGATCATCGCACTGGCCGCTTCTTCGGGCGGCGAGGCCGCGACGAAGGAGATTTGGGGCGGCAAGATCGGCTGGTTGCCGTGGAAGCGTCCTGGCTACACGCTGGGCGTGCAGTTGCGCGACTTCGTGAAGGCCAATCCGGGCGTCGAGGGCGTGATGCTGGCGGGCCATGGCATCATCTGCTGGGCCGACACCGCCAAGACCTGCTATGAGCATACGGTCCAGCTGATCGCGGACGCGGCCAATTATCTGAACACGAAACTGGGCGAAAAGCCTGCCTTTGGCGGTCAGGTCGTTCCGCCCAATCCGGATCGCGCCGCGATCGCGGCCGACCTGATGCCCCGCCTGCGCGGTCTGATGACCGGCGGACGCACCAAGGTCGGCCATTATTCGGACGATGCTGAAGCGCTGGAATTTGTGGGTTCTGCCGAGTTCCTGCGTCTTGCTGCGCTGGGCACCTCCTGCCCGGATCATTTCCTGCGCACCAAGATCGCGCCGTTGCCGCTCGACCCGGCGAAGCTGCGGGATGACGTTTATCTTGCCGAGCAGATCGCGGCCTATCGCGACATGTATGCGGCCTATTATGAGCGCTGCAAGCGATCCAGCTCGCCTGCGATGCGCGACGCCAACCCGATCGTGGTGCTGGTGCCGGGCGTGGGCCGCATCACTTTCGCCGGGGACAAGACGACGGCGCGTCTGGCCGGTGAGTTCTACGGCAACGCCATCAACGTGATGCGCGGGGCCGAGGCGATCGGCAGCTACATCGCGCTCGATGAGCAGGAAGCGTTCGACATCGAATATTGGTTGCTCGAAGAAGCCAAGCTGCAGCGCATGCCCAAGCCCAAGCCGCTGGTCGGCAAGATCGCCCTGGTGACGGGCGGTGCGGGCGGCATCGGCGCTGCGACCGCAGCGCGCCTGCTGTCGGACGGCGCATGCGTGCTTCTGGCAGACCGTGACGCCAACGCGATCGAGGAAGTGCGGACGGGCTTTGCCAAGCAGTTCGGCAAGGATGTGATCCGCGCCGCCGTCTGCGACGTGACCGACGAAGCGCAGGTGCAGGCCGCATTCGACGATTGCGCCCGTGAGTTTGGCGGTCTCGATATTCTGGTCGCCAATGCTGGGATCGCGTCTTCAGCGCCGATCGAGGAGACCACGGTCGCCCTGTGGCGCAAGAATTACGACGTGCTGGCCGAGGGCTATTTCCTTACCGCCCGCGCCGCCTTCCCGCTGATGAAGCGGATGAAGGAGCAGGGTGGCGCGTCAATCGTCTTCATCGGTTCGAAAAATGGCGTTGCCGCCGCGACCAACGCGTCGGCCTACGCTTCGGCAAAGGCCGCCGCCAACCATCTGGCGCGCTGCCTGGCGCTGGAGGGCGCGCCCTTCGGCATCCGCGTCAACACGGTGAACCCAGATGCGGTCATCAAAGGCAGCAAGATCTGGGACGGCGACTGGCGCAAGGAACGCGCAGGCGCGCATGGGATCGACTCCGGCAAGGAACTGGAGGAACATTACCGCCAGCGCTCGATGCTGAAGCGCGACGTGCTGCCCTCCGACATCGCCGAGGCGGTTTACTTTCTGGCGGGCGACACGTCGGCTAAGTCGACCGGCAACATGATCAATGTCGATGCGGGCAATGCCCAAGCGTTCACGCGCTGA